Genomic segment of Gloeocapsa sp. PCC 7428:
CACTGTAGCTGATAACTTTGAATTCACTCGGCTATCGCCTGCTACAAATTGTATGCTCACTAGTTTGCAAAACCCGCTGGTCAAGCAGTTACGAAAGTTGCATTCCGCAAAAGAACGGCGGGAACAAGGTGTGTTTTTAATCGAAGGAACACACTTACTTCAAGAAGCTTGTCGGGTAAAGTACCCTTTAGAGACTGTGTGTTGTACTCCAGAGTGGCAAAGTAGCAATCAGATGCTATGGCAACAAGCTAGCCAGCAAGCGAAACGCGGAGAAATTGTTAGTGAAGAAGTTTTGAAAGCGATCGCCACAACCGTCAACCCTGATGGCGTTGTCGCAACCGCGCCCCACTGTTTAGAACGCATCCAAGTCCCGTACAATGGTTTAGCACTAGCTTTAGAAAACGTGCAAGACCCAGGTAATTTAGGAACGATTATTCGCACAGCTAAAGCAGCTGGTGCTAATGGATTGTGGTTGAGTGCCAATAGTGTCGATATCTATAACCCAAAAGTTTTAAGAGCCACAGCAGGACAGTGGTTTCGCTTACCAATCGCTATCAGTCCCGATTTAAGGGCAACAGTATGCAAATGTCAACAAGCAGGAATGCAAGTCATTGCTACACAGGCAGATGCATCGTTAACTTACTGGGAAGTCAATTGGCAGCGTCCAAGTTTAATCTTGCTAGGAAATGAAGGCGCAGGCTTATCCGCTGAATTAGTCGCGCAAAGCGATCTTTGTGTCAGAATTCCGCAAAATGCTGAAGTCGAATCATTAAATGTAGCGATCGCAGCTGCTTTGATGTTGTATGAAGCGCAACGCCAAAAGATGTTTTCGACGGCAGAATAAAGCTGTATCACGCTGCGTGTTTGCGACTCATTCGCAACATCTACTTCTTTCTACTTCTTTAGTTGCTTTTTTCCTTACTCTAGCTTGGCAAGATAAGCATAATCATTTTCAATAATTTATATAAGTAACAAGTCCTTTGCCTGCTGTGCTTACAGAAATTATTTTATGATTCTGAAAAGTAGTGAGAAAGTTTCTTATTTAATCCAAAAGTTGAGGAGAAATTAATTCTCAAAATTAACTTTAACACGGTGCTTACAGTGCGAAGTTGATAGCACAACAACTTTAGAGCACATTTGACAGTTTGATACATCAGTTTCAGTTAATGATTTATGCAAATTTCTAGGGGCATCTCAGCACATAGACCACCGTTATTTCTACTTGTTACAGGTGCAATTACTGCCGTTGCTATTGCAATTCCATTAACGTATTTAGTGATTCGGACAGCGGGTGTCGGTGGAGAAGAATTATCTGATTTGCTCTTGCGCCCTCGAACTGTGACGGTGTTACTCAACAGCGCTGGAATGGCAGCAGCCGTCACGATATTTTCTGCATTGATTGCGATTCCACTAGCGTTTTTAACCGTCAGGACAGATTTACCTTGGCGGCGATTTTGGTTAATTGTAACGACTCTGCCTTTAGCTGTTCCGAGTTATGTAGGTAGCTTTGCTTTAATAGCAGCATTTGGACCAAGAGGCAGCTTGTTACAACTGTTGCTAGAACCATTGGGAGTACAACAGCTACCGAGCATTTATGGCTGGTTTGGCACAATTTTAGCCATTACTTTATTTACTTATCCGTATATTTTACTGAGTGTCCGTGCCGGATTACACGGAATTGACCCCGCGATCGAAGAAGCTGCGCGGAGTTTGGGATATAGTAGACGAGACACATTCTTTCGCGTCATCTTGCCGCAGTTGCGTCCTTCGATAGTTGCCGGATCGCTTTTAGTTGCATTGTATGCGTTACGCGATTTTGGTACGCCTTCGCTGATGCGGTTTGATGCTTTTACACGCGTCATCTTTCTGCAATACAGGTCGAGTTTTAACCGCAATTTAGCCGCTGCCCTAGCGTTAATTTTGGTCGTATTAGTATTAGGAATTTTGTGGTTAGAAAATAAGGCGCGATCGCGGGCAAGGTACTATAGTCGCCGTGCTTCTCGCCGTGCTTTACAAATCAAACTCGGATATTGGAAACTACCAGCGCTTTTGTTTTGTGCAGGAATTACGCTGATTAGTTTAGTGTTACCCGTTGGCGTGACTTTGTTTTGGTTGATTCGCGGCTTAACGGTGGGCGGTGGAGATGCGGTTAATTTGGCTCAAGACATGATCCAACCCGCGCTTAACTCAATTTGGGCAGCAGCACTCGCGGCGATCGCGGCAACGATTTGTGCTTTACCCGTGGCTATTTTAGTAGTGCGTTTTCCCAGCCGGATAACTGCCGTAATCGAGCGCTGTAGCTACATCGGCTTTGGCTTACCAGGAATTGTTGTTGCATTATCGCTCGTGTTTTTAGGTGCTAACTATCTTCCTTGGGTTTATCAAACTTTACCAATCCTGGTTTTTGCATATTTAGTCTTATTTTTACCGCAATCAGTCGGCACAGTCCGTAGTTCGCTGCTGCAAGTCAATCCACAACTCGAAGAATCTGCCCAAGTCTTAGGAAGAACTCCGTGGCAAACTTTGCGGGAAATTACCTTACCACTCGTCCGCCCAGGAATATTAAGTGGAGCAACTTTGGTATTTTTGACTGCAATTAAAGAGCTACCTGCAACATTGTTACTCGCGCCGATTGGTTTTTCAACACTCGCAACCAAGATTTGGACAGCAACAGAAAACGTTGCGTTTAGCGATGCCGCAGCGGCGGCGTTGACGATGTTGTTAGTTTCCTGCGGATCGACTTTATTTATGCTTTCTCAAGAGCAATAGTAGGAGGTTAATTGCATTTTATGGGACACGAGCAAGTTATTCTTCGCGTCGATGATGTTACGAAACAGTTTGATCAACCACCACCAGCAGTTGCGAATGTCAGCCTTAGTCTTATTCAAGGAGATTTACTTGGTTTATTAGGTCCATCAGGTTGCGGTAAAACAACGTTGTTACGGTTAATTGCTGGATTTGAGCGTCCGCAATCAGGAAGAGTCGAAATTGCTGGAAAAACCGTCGCTGGTGCGCATTGGATACCTCCAGAACAGCGTTCGGTAGGCATGGTGTTTCAGGATTATGCACTATTTCCGCACTTAACCGTAGGTGAGAATGTTGCGTTTGGTTTGCGATCGCACAAAAAGCGCAGCGATCGCGTCGCTCAACTTATAGAACTTGTCGGATTAGCAGGATTAGAAAAACGCTATCCGCATGAATTATCTGGCGGACAACAGCAGCGAGTCGCTTTAGCACGCGCCTTAGCACCAGAACCCGCCCTGATTTTACTCGATGAACCGTTGAGTAATCTGGATGTGCAAGTCCGCTTGCGCTTGCGCGAGGAATTACGCGAAATTCTCAAAGCAACCGGAATTTCGGGGGTTTTTGTTACGCACGACCAAGAAGAAGCTTTGGCGATCACCGATCAAGTCGCCGTGATGCGTCAAGGAAAAATTGAACAACTAGGTACACCCGAAGAAATTTATACGCATCCCCAAACCCGCTTTGTTGCAGAGTTTGTCACTCGCGCCAACTTTTTGCCAGCTAAGCGCCGAGGACACCTGTGGGAAACCGAAATTGGCTGTTTTACCGTGCGCACAGAGATAGGACAAAGCGAAACGGGCGACTTAATGATTCGCGAAGAAGATTTAATCTTACAACCTGCGGATAGTGCGCCTGTTATTGTTCACACTCGTAGGTTTTTAGGACGCGAATACCGCTACTGTTTGCACACTGCATCGGGTAAAAGATTACACGCGCGCACATCAGCCGAAGTCGTCTTACCAGTAGGAACGCGAGTCGAGTTAGCCGTTGCTGAACAAGCAATTAGGTTTTTTCCAACCAATGCGATATCAGAGGATTTGGTGATGAATTCAGTTGGTTCGCATTGATTTAGCGGAGTATACTTACATCGCGTTGTTGAGTATATGGAGGTCGGGTAATGGGTAATGATCGCTATTCCAATTACCAATGACCAGTTACTAAGCATCAACCTTATCGTTACGTTTATTTTTACCCACTTATCCTTTAGCATTTGTGAGTGTCAAGCGTAATTACTAGGAAAATTGGAAAAAAGATGAGATTACTTGACGAAATATATCTTTAGATAGAAGAAAAAAGCATTACTCCAGACAGAGCCGAGGGCGCGATCACAGAAGTTATTCTAAAGACGATTCGGGTATCATGTAATTAAAGCTACTTTAAGCCTACGTAATAACCGCGAATAACATCTACCGTTTTTATCTCGTTCATCTCTGCGAGGAGAGTACTTTTAAAGCTATGTCTACTAACCCTAACGATTACAAAAGTTATAACCGCGAACGCCAAGAGACACGCACTGATGCAAATGGCAATACTCACACTACACGTACCAACGAAACTGTAAGCGGTGGCACTAACGCAGACGCTTACCGCGAAGGGTATGTTCAAGGTCAAGTATCCGAAAACCTCTATCAAGAAGAAGTTTTAGCAGCAAGAGACAATGAAAACGCCTCGCGGGGGTTACTTCTTGGTATTCTCCTTGCTTCACTCGCAGCTTTAACCGCAGGTGGAATTTGGTTACTCAATCAACGCGAAGAACCTGTACCTACCAACACAAACATCGTCGTTCCAGCACCGAGTCAGGAACCATCACCAACAGCAAGTCCCGCTCCCGAAAACCAAACTACCATCATCGAACGCACAACCGAAGTTCCCGTTCCGGTTCCTGTTCCTCAGCAACAAGCCCCAGCCCCTCAAGCGCCAGACATCAATATTACTGTTCCTAGTCCGGCTCCACCCGCACCAACAACACAGCCAGAACCTACACAACCACAGACACAAGAAAGTAGTAATGTTCCTGCACAAGCTGCACAAAGCAGCAGCGATACCGTTGCTTCGCCTGAAAGTACACCAGCAACGAGTACAACAGAGAGTAGTTCTGGAGAAACTAGCAATACAAGTGCTCAGTAAACCGCTTGTATGAATCTTTAACCCTCACTGTATCTTCTTCCCAGAATTAGGGGAAATCGAGAGCGGACGAGGGTTTCTAAATAACTTCAACCCCGATGTGGATTACCGTGTACTCGGTAGCAAACTAAAAAAAGATTTTGCTAGAAGTCACTGCCGCTGATTTTGTAAACTAGTTTACAAAAATATTACAAAAAATGAATGTCAATAAACTTTACTAAATCGGAAGCTTATTCCTAAAAAAGGAATGCTAATTTATAAATCAAGGCACTAAAGAGTTGATTAATAAAAAATTAATTAGTACCTGTGCCTCCTGTACTAATCACGCTGCAATACCTCAAGTTTCTTGACATCCAATTGTTTTAGTTTCATCCTTGTATTCATTATTTATTGTTAATTATGGAGGTTTTTGAACATACAGCCGAAACGACTATTTCGATAGTTCTGGATGTACAAAGCTTGATAAGTGAATTGCAGATAACGTCCACAGTAGTAAAGAACATTAGTTGATTTTATTTCTAAAGTCGCCAACTCTAAAGACAATAAAACTTCCTTAACCCGCTGTAAGTTGCTAATTCATTCTGGTAGCTTGGCGGGTTAACTTTATGTAAACTATAGCAATTGAAGAGGTGCTTAGGACATGGTAAAAGATCAATTCTATTACTAGACCTCCTGCATGAATCACAGACGCCCTCCGACTAAAGTCAGGGCTATCCAAGCAAAGTGTACCTTCGTACACTAAAAAACAAGATTTTTGAGAGGGTAAGGCATGCCTTACCCGTAGTCCAGGGTTTATTTAGCTAGCGAATTTATACGAGATGGCATTCACGCAGGAGGTCTACTGATGACTGATGATTAAAATAGTGAGTGTAGGTGAAGGGTGACTAGCAACTAAGCACTAAGTTTTTAGCTTGTTTAGTGATTAGCCAATAACCTGAATTGGTCCTTCAACATTACCACTAAAAAATTGTTGAATGAGAGGATTGTCAGAAGTATCAATATCTTTTACAGAGCCTTCCCACTGAACTTTTCCTTGGTAGAGAAAGACAATGCGATCTGCGGTACGGCGGATCGTACTATCTTGATGGGTGACGATCGCATAAGTACTACATACCCCAGTTGTGCATTGTAGCTGTCGAATTAAATCTTCAATAACTGTCGATGCAATTGGATCAAGACCAGCGGTAGGTTCATCGTAGAGTAAAACCGCTGGAGAGTCTTTGATATTATCGGGATTAGACATGATGGCTCTGGCAAAACTGACACGCTTGCGCATTCCGCCGGAAAGTTCACTTGGGTAGCGATCGCCAACTCCGGTTAAGCCGACCATTTCTAATTTTTGATTAACTAACTCGCGAATACGCGATCGCGATAGTTGTGAATGTTGATAAAGCAAAAAACCAACGTTTTCTTCGACGGTTAATGAGTCAAATAATGCCGCCTGCTGAAATACCATCCCAATACTAATAGGATCGGCAGCATCTTCAATGAGTCCTTTGCGTTGGTGTCCTTGGATATAAACTTCTCCTGCATCTGGTGCTAGCAATCCAGCAATAATGCGTAATATTGTAGATTTACCTGTACCCGATGGACCAATAATCGCTAAGGCTTCTCCTTGATAAAGCGTTAAATCGGCTTCATCTAAAACGACGTTGTTACCGAATGCTTTACTCACGCCTTTAAGTTCAATGATCGGCTCAGCCATTCTTAAGAAGTCGGGGGTCAGGGGAGTTTTGAGTGATGAGAAAATTCTTTGAATAATTACCTCCGGTACGCTAGGGAAACAAAACTCTTTGGGATTCAAAATTCAAACCTAATCTCTCACCCTTCATTATCTTCCATCTTTAAGTTACCTGATAAATGAAGTTGAAGCTTGCCCACGCGTTGACGTCTAAAGCGTAGGTATCAGGGGCCGCTCCCATTGTGTCTGGAGCGATCGCGCTTGCGGTTTGTAAATCGCGTAGTAGGGCTTGGGTAACTTCTAGAGGGTTTGACAAGATACTAATGTATTCTTCACCGCGCAGATCTTCGCGTGCAGCATCCAAAGCAGCAAGCGTTTGCGTAAAAGGACTTCTACTGAGAATCAGCTGCGTTTCGCAAACCGCAGGTGGTCCGTGCAGTATCCACTCAAAATCAATCTCGGTTCGAGGTACGCTTATAGTTGTCTCTGGCGCGATCGCCAACTCTTGTATCGATGCGGTATCGGTAGAACCAGAAGCAGCAAGGGCTTTTCCTGGATAAAGAACGATCGCATTTTTGCTGCTATCTAAGCCTAGCAGTAATAAGTAGACGGGGCGATCGCTATGATTAGTTATTTTGTATTTAATTCGGCTGCCGATCGGTAATGATGGGATACCTGAAGTTGTCGAAACAATGCTTGGTGTAGTAGTTTCAACTCGGTGCTTGATCTGAAAGCGCTGTGTTTCGCGCTCGATAATTGCCTGTTTTTGCGCACTGACAACTTCGAGAGTTGCCTGAATATCTAAATCAGAAGTTTCATTACTCGTTAGCCGCCACAACTTTGCTGCTAAAAGTGTTTGCAATTTCGGAATTAAGCGCTGTACGGCAACTTTAACGGCTTCTCCCGCTTCACCCGCAGTATTAGGAATTAATTCGTGGGCTAGCGTAAATAACCCGTAACGGCTGGCGGTAGTTGATTGGGTATCGTCTTGAATGCGACCAAATAGGCAATCTGCTAGTTCTCCTGAAGTAACTAACGTTACAAAAGACGCGGTAGCAAACGCACTAGTAGCATCGACGCGCTCAATGCGTTCAAGTCCAGGATCTAAGGCAACGTTGAGATTAATATTGCGTGGAACAATGCGGATCGCCTCTTGGACTAATTGACCTGTTTGTAGCGTATTTGTACTTTCGTTGTCTGCAACCAGCAAGGCTTTGGCGGTTAACCCTGTACGCGATCGCATTTGTAGCTGCGCTTGATCTGCACCTGCTTCACCGCTAGAAGGTGTCACAACTTTAAACCGCGAGTTGACGCCGTAGTACTGCAAAAGCGTTGGCTGTAATCCTGCTAACCATAATTGTGCTGCTTTGCCATTATCTTCTACAGCGATTACGACACCATCCGCGCTGACATCGGTATTAGGCATAAAGTGAAGTGCGACATCAGCTTGTTCTTGACTTTTTTGCCCGCACAGTTGTGGTTGCTGTTTTCCGACAAGCTCAACGACACTAGTTGCTTTACTTAAGCTCACGTGAATCGTTGTTGCTGGGGTTGCTTCCCACAGTGATTGAGTTAAGGCATAGGTAAATAACCCTGCGCTAAAGCCACTCCATTGCGCCTCAGCAGCAGGTTGATCTGTTTGCGATGCAGTGATAAATAATCCTGGGAAATCGAGTGCAGCATGAGGCGGTACGAGTAACCGATATGGTGCGATTTTATCGATAAGTTGTTGCTGAAGTTCGAGTTCGAGGGGATGAATTTGCGCTGGCGCGATTTGTGGTGATGAACGAATTCGCAAGTTCCCTAAGGGTGCTGTAGGAGGTGTATAAAAGCTCGTATCGAGAATTGTTGTTACATTCTCTGTCTGAAGCGATCGCAACATCAACCACAGCGTTTCTTCTAGAACATCATTAACGATTGGATCGGCTGACGAAGTGATAGGACTATCCACCGGCACTAAGCTACTGATTGTGGAGCATAAAGTTTTAGATACTAGCGGTTGGCTGAGTTCGCTATTCTCTTGTGGATTCTGATCTTCTACGTGTTCCTCATCAAGTTGAATGCGACGTCCATAACCGCTGTAGTGAAACACAACAATATCGCCTGGTTGTGCTTGTTCAACTAAATGCTGCATAAATGCGGCTTCAATTTGCTGCCGAGTTGCTTGTTGATTATGCAATACAACAATATCTGCTGGTTGAAAGCCGAAACGATGAATGAGGAGTTCGCTTTGAAGTTCAACATCAGTCACACAACCGTTAAGCGGCATAGCTGAGTATTCATTAATACCAATCAACAGCGCCAATTTTCGCGAGGTAGATTGTGCCAAAGCTGAGCCGTAGCGATCGCTCAACCTGAACAAATCAAACTCACTGATCCCTAGCGCGGTAACTATTGCGCCAACTGCTTTAAAAAAATCCCGCCGCTTCATATTTTAGCTATTAGCCATCAGCTTTTAGCCTAACAGAGACTAGGAGTGAGGGGTGAGTGATGAGGAGCTAGTGATTACTGAAAGAGAAGTATCATTATAGTATTTCTCTCCTGCTCCTCTGCTTCCCCTGCTCCTCTGCTTCCCTACTACTTCACTTCTACAGGTATACGCATCGCTTTCGCCAACTCTGCGGCGACTTCAGGACGCGAGAACTCTGGTGGTGGTAATTCTCCACGTCGCAGCATTTCTCGCACTTTGGTTCCCGAAAGGTGAACGCGTTCTTCCGGTTTACTTGGACTCGTTTTTGTTGTTGCCATTTGCAACGTACGCTTGCAGTAGAAAGCGTGTTCAAACATCATCGGTGTGATGCCCAATTCAGCAGGCTCAAACTCATCAAAGATGTACTGTGCATCATATGTACCGTAATAGTCACCTACGCCTGCATGGTCGCGACCGACAATAAAGTGAGTACAGCCGTAGTTTTTGCGAACTAAAGCATGAAAGATTGCTTCACGAGGACCCGCATAACGCATGGCGGCGGGGTTAATTGCTAAAATAACGCGGTCTTGCGGGTAGTAATGTTCAAGTAAAATTTCGTAGCAGCGCATTCGCACATCGGCTGGAATATCATCTTCTTTGGTCGCGCCAACTAAAGGATGCAAAAATAATCCATCGACGGTTTCTAATGCGCATTTTTGAATGTATTCATGCGCACGGTGGATGGGGTTACGAGTTTGAAACCCGACAACAGTTTTCCAGCCTTTATCTTTAAACATTTGTCGCGATTCGGCTGGATCGATTTGGTATTTAGGAAACAAAGAATGAGGTTGACGTTCTAGTAACCAAACTGGGCCTGCAAGATTGACTGATCCTTGGTCGTAAACAACTTTAACACCAGGGTGCTTGATGTCATCCGTACGATAAACGTTAACGGCTTCTTTCGCTTTGTCGTAGTGGTATTTTTGCGTGAGTTGCAAGACACCAATAAATCGACCACTAGGATCGTCCAAGCGGATTAAGCTACCTTCTGTGAGCGGTTCGGCGATCGCTTCATCCACTGAAAGCGTAATTGGAATTGACCACGGTAAACCATTTGCTAACCGCATTTCAACAACTACGCGTTCGTAGTCTTCATGTTCCATGAATCCATTCAACGGACTGAAGCCACCGATTGCGATCATTTCTAAGTCAGAAACGGCTCGCTCATCAAGTTGAACTCGCGCTAATGAATCAGCTTTGTCCAAAAATTCTTGCTTTTGTTCAGGTGTGGCGACACGATTGATCAATTGCATTCCGTGGGGAGCAATGCCGTCTCGATAACTCATCTTTTTTTTAGATTTTGTTTAGATTTGCGCTGCAAGCATATAGTAGCAAGATGTCGCCCAATAGAGAAGCGATTAAAGCAACAAACTGATTATCTCTAACAGACTGAGGTGATATAAATGGTTTTATCGTGTAGCGATCGCTGTTGTGTAATGAATCCAGTTATCTTCTAACTGCTTTTTAGATGCTAAGTACGCAGTTACTGTCGTAAAGCCTTGCGGCAAAAGTGCTAGCGTTGCAACAATACGATGCGGACACGAATCATCCAAATCCTGGCACGAACAAATATCGTGGTTGTCGTTGGCAGTAATTTTATATTCTCTACCACTGCGATCTAAGGTCACAGCGGATTCTGCCTGAAGGTTGAACGTGACTTGTTCAAATGCGGCTTGATGGTAACTTTGAAAAAACTTATTGACTTGCACTCTAGCAAGTATCCACTGTGCAGTTGCGGTTTTAACTTTTAACCCGCCCCATTCGGTCATTGCGACACTTTTAATTGTGCTAATTGTCTTGTGGGCGATCGCTACTAATACTTTGAGCAACTTAAAAAACAACCGTCGCTTAAAGAACGTACAACAGCGGCGTTCTCCAACCCAATACACGACATACGGCGTACGCGATGCATTCCTTGTCATTCCGACTCGTTCTACTTTTGTGAGTCCTCGCGGTAGAAATGTAGGTAATTCAGAATTGTATTGCAGTGCAGTTGTTGCGATCGCACTTGTGTCTTCGATAAAATGCATCTAAACCTCAAAATTCGTGTTTACTAGGATATTTGGGGTTGAGTCAAAGGCAGTAAGCCTAAACACGCCTTTGACTTTTTCTATCCTTGTTATTTTAACCGGTTAACCGGAATATTACAAGCATTTATGGCAAGAAAAGGTGGAAATCCAGACACGTATTTTAAGTCAAACTACAGTGGCAAAGTAGCGAAAAAAGCGGTTGGGGTAAAATTACCGCTCGAACTCGATGCGTATGTGCGATCGCTAGAGTCTCCTTCAGATTGGCTACGCGAAGCGGCGATTGAGAAATATCAACGCGAACAATTACATCGAGAACAAGCTAGTTAGTTAAGAAGCCAAATTTGCTGTATAATTTTGTCTCCGGTTGAATAACCAGAGTCAGTATCATGACGCTGTTGTTAATGGTTAGTAATACCATTTCACCAAATAAAAACGACAAATCATTTCTCCTCTGCTGCCTATTTGTAGTAAATTCAAAGTGACATGGTATAACTCGTCACCCTTCACCTTTACTCACCATTTTTACGATAGTCAATAAAAAAGAGGCTTTATCGCCCCTTGAGAAAATTGCTTAGTCTTTAGTTATCGCGTTCGATGATACCGCCACCTAGTACTGTATCGCCATCGTACCAAACCGCAGCTTGACCTGGGGTGATACTAAATTGCGGTTCGTCAAATACTAGCTTGACACGCGAGTTTTCTAAGGGAATGACTGTAACAGAAACAGGGTGCGAACGATAACGTACTTGAACTTCCGCCCGAATTGGTGCAGTTGGTTCGACGATGGAAACCCAATTAACGCGTTGTACGGTACATTCGGATTGCGTAGCGCTGGTGCGATCGCCGACAATCACTCGATTCATCACCGCATCTAAACCAATAACATAAAGCGGTTCAGCCGCAG
This window contains:
- a CDS encoding ABC transporter ATP-binding protein; translated protein: MAEPIIELKGVSKAFGNNVVLDEADLTLYQGEALAIIGPSGTGKSTILRIIAGLLAPDAGEVYIQGHQRKGLIEDAADPISIGMVFQQAALFDSLTVEENVGFLLYQHSQLSRSRIRELVNQKLEMVGLTGVGDRYPSELSGGMRKRVSFARAIMSNPDNIKDSPAVLLYDEPTAGLDPIASTVIEDLIRQLQCTTGVCSTYAIVTHQDSTIRRTADRIVFLYQGKVQWEGSVKDIDTSDNPLIQQFFSGNVEGPIQVIG
- a CDS encoding caspase family protein, translated to MKRRDFFKAVGAIVTALGISEFDLFRLSDRYGSALAQSTSRKLALLIGINEYSAMPLNGCVTDVELQSELLIHRFGFQPADIVVLHNQQATRQQIEAAFMQHLVEQAQPGDIVVFHYSGYGRRIQLDEEHVEDQNPQENSELSQPLVSKTLCSTISSLVPVDSPITSSADPIVNDVLEETLWLMLRSLQTENVTTILDTSFYTPPTAPLGNLRIRSSPQIAPAQIHPLELELQQQLIDKIAPYRLLVPPHAALDFPGLFITASQTDQPAAEAQWSGFSAGLFTYALTQSLWEATPATTIHVSLSKATSVVELVGKQQPQLCGQKSQEQADVALHFMPNTDVSADGVVIAVEDNGKAAQLWLAGLQPTLLQYYGVNSRFKVVTPSSGEAGADQAQLQMRSRTGLTAKALLVADNESTNTLQTGQLVQEAIRIVPRNINLNVALDPGLERIERVDATSAFATASFVTLVTSGELADCLFGRIQDDTQSTTASRYGLFTLAHELIPNTAGEAGEAVKVAVQRLIPKLQTLLAAKLWRLTSNETSDLDIQATLEVVSAQKQAIIERETQRFQIKHRVETTTPSIVSTTSGIPSLPIGSRIKYKITNHSDRPVYLLLLGLDSSKNAIVLYPGKALAASGSTDTASIQELAIAPETTISVPRTEIDFEWILHGPPAVCETQLILSRSPFTQTLAALDAAREDLRGEEYISILSNPLEVTQALLRDLQTASAIAPDTMGAAPDTYALDVNAWASFNFIYQVT
- a CDS encoding RNA methyltransferase produces the protein MLTSLQNPLVKQLRKLHSAKERREQGVFLIEGTHLLQEACRVKYPLETVCCTPEWQSSNQMLWQQASQQAKRGEIVSEEVLKAIATTVNPDGVVATAPHCLERIQVPYNGLALALENVQDPGNLGTIIRTAKAAGANGLWLSANSVDIYNPKVLRATAGQWFRLPIAISPDLRATVCKCQQAGMQVIATQADASLTYWEVNWQRPSLILLGNEGAGLSAELVAQSDLCVRIPQNAEVESLNVAIAAALMLYEAQRQKMFSTAE
- a CDS encoding iron ABC transporter permease, with protein sequence MQISRGISAHRPPLFLLVTGAITAVAIAIPLTYLVIRTAGVGGEELSDLLLRPRTVTVLLNSAGMAAAVTIFSALIAIPLAFLTVRTDLPWRRFWLIVTTLPLAVPSYVGSFALIAAFGPRGSLLQLLLEPLGVQQLPSIYGWFGTILAITLFTYPYILLSVRAGLHGIDPAIEEAARSLGYSRRDTFFRVILPQLRPSIVAGSLLVALYALRDFGTPSLMRFDAFTRVIFLQYRSSFNRNLAAALALILVVLVLGILWLENKARSRARYYSRRASRRALQIKLGYWKLPALLFCAGITLISLVLPVGVTLFWLIRGLTVGGGDAVNLAQDMIQPALNSIWAAALAAIAATICALPVAILVVRFPSRITAVIERCSYIGFGLPGIVVALSLVFLGANYLPWVYQTLPILVFAYLVLFLPQSVGTVRSSLLQVNPQLEESAQVLGRTPWQTLREITLPLVRPGILSGATLVFLTAIKELPATLLLAPIGFSTLATKIWTATENVAFSDAAAAALTMLLVSCGSTLFMLSQEQ
- a CDS encoding ABC transporter ATP-binding protein codes for the protein MGHEQVILRVDDVTKQFDQPPPAVANVSLSLIQGDLLGLLGPSGCGKTTLLRLIAGFERPQSGRVEIAGKTVAGAHWIPPEQRSVGMVFQDYALFPHLTVGENVAFGLRSHKKRSDRVAQLIELVGLAGLEKRYPHELSGGQQQRVALARALAPEPALILLDEPLSNLDVQVRLRLREELREILKATGISGVFVTHDQEEALAITDQVAVMRQGKIEQLGTPEEIYTHPQTRFVAEFVTRANFLPAKRRGHLWETEIGCFTVRTEIGQSETGDLMIREEDLILQPADSAPVIVHTRRFLGREYRYCLHTASGKRLHARTSAEVVLPVGTRVELAVAEQAIRFFPTNAISEDLVMNSVGSH
- the sat gene encoding sulfate adenylyltransferase; protein product: MSYRDGIAPHGMQLINRVATPEQKQEFLDKADSLARVQLDERAVSDLEMIAIGGFSPLNGFMEHEDYERVVVEMRLANGLPWSIPITLSVDEAIAEPLTEGSLIRLDDPSGRFIGVLQLTQKYHYDKAKEAVNVYRTDDIKHPGVKVVYDQGSVNLAGPVWLLERQPHSLFPKYQIDPAESRQMFKDKGWKTVVGFQTRNPIHRAHEYIQKCALETVDGLFLHPLVGATKEDDIPADVRMRCYEILLEHYYPQDRVILAINPAAMRYAGPREAIFHALVRKNYGCTHFIVGRDHAGVGDYYGTYDAQYIFDEFEPAELGITPMMFEHAFYCKRTLQMATTKTSPSKPEERVHLSGTKVREMLRRGELPPPEFSRPEVAAELAKAMRIPVEVK